DNA from Elaeis guineensis isolate ETL-2024a chromosome 2, EG11, whole genome shotgun sequence:
ATCATAGACCAAGAGGAGCTCTCCTTTGCGCCGGCAGTAACCCAATAATTGGACCAGGTTTCGATGTCGGAGGTTGCCAATGCTCACAATCTCAGCTACAAACTCCCTCATCCCCTGTCTTGATTCATGGGAAACTCTTTTGACTGCAACCTCCATCTTAGAAGTGGGTAGCACACCTTTATAGACCCTCCCGAAGCCTCCTATGCCAAGTAGCTCCTTGTCTTTGAAGCCTTTAGTAGCTCTGAACAAATCCTTGTAAGAGAATCGATGAGGCCCATACTCTTGCTCCCAATCTTCAAGTAGCTCTGCATACTTGGTTCTCCGCCTAACAAGAAACATTGCGGCTCCAACAACCATTAGCACAAACGCAGCTGAAGCTAAAGGCAATGAAATATCCAAAGCCTTCGATCTGGCCTTCGGTTTTATACGAGGGAGCGAAGGTAGCTTCGAGTAATCGATTGCTTGAGCTATTCCATTCATCTTAAAGCTCCATCCAAGGACATAGTGAGATGTCAGAACAGAGCCTGTTGATGAAGAGAATCCAACATACATCGGATCCACCAGCACGCTCGAAAGATCGATGGTGGAAGACAAGAGAGGCCGGCGGGGTTTGGACATCCTAATGGGAGCCATGGTGACATTGAGTTGCATCACTCTGCCATCGTAGTCTACCCATACTTGCATGGGTTGGCCACTAATAAGGGTTAGGTTCTTGAACGAACCAGTATCATCAGCATAATAACCAGCAGTATGAGAGCTGTTGGATTTTAAGCTATTGATATCAATTCCAACATGGTTATCATCGATGTCTTTGAACTCAGAGCTAAGAATTGTGTCTAGCTCAACTGCAAAGACGTGATTGGTGGAATTACCGTTATTGTTTGAATTGAAGAGCCCCAAGTACTGGCTTGGTAAAGCGTTGGAGAGGTCCGTAGTGGGAGAGACTAAGAAGACAATTCCATGGCCACTAAGCCCGACGTACTCTGAGAGTATTGCAAATACAAAAGTAGTGGAGAAGGAGAAGATTTTACCATCTGGAGGCTTTCTGAAGTGAAGAGGGGATGGATGGAAGCCATGGCCCTTCATCTGCTTTGTCTTGTTGGTTAGCATCAGGAGGCCATTGGATGTGATCGATGCGATGCCATCAAGGGTGAGGTTGGCACCACTGAATCCATTGAAGGTGAGGTCATCATCACTGGTGGAGACTGCAAGTtttaggaggagaaggaagaggaggcaGACTAAAGTCTTGCAGGACATTGTTGAGCTTTTCAGTACCTCAAGATTGGAAGCAAACTCCCAAGGCATGAGCAGTTTGAGATTTTGGTGCTATTTATTAGCAGATCTTTTCAAGGACTTCTGTTTTTGGTGGTGTCAATGGGTCAGTGTGAA
Protein-coding regions in this window:
- the LOC105061089 gene encoding L-type lectin-domain containing receptor kinase SIT2-like isoform X1, with the protein product MPWEFASNLEVLKSSTMSCKTLVCLLFLLLLKLAVSTSDDDLTFNGFSGANLTLDGIASITSNGLLMLTNKTKQMKGHGFHPSPLHFRKPPDGKIFSFSTTFVFAILSEYVGLSGHGIVFLVSPTTDLSNALPSQYLGLFNSNNNGNSTNHVFAVELDTILSSEFKDIDDNHVGIDINSLKSNSSHTAGYYADDTGSFKNLTLISGQPMQVWVDYDGRVMQLNVTMAPIRMSKPRRPLLSSTIDLSSVLVDPMYVGFSSSTGSVLTSHYVLGWSFKMNGIAQAIDYSKLPSLPRIKPKARSKALDISLPLASAAFVLMVVGAAMFLVRRRTKYAELLEDWEQEYGPHRFSYKDLFRATKGFKDKELLGIGGFGRVYKGVLPTSKMEVAVKRVSHESRQGMREFVAEIVSIGNLRHRNLVQLLGYCRRKGELLLVYDYMPNGSLDRFLYDQEKTTLDWNQRFRVIKGVASGLLYLHEDWEKVVIHRDIKASNILLDNEMNGRLGDFGLARLYDHGTDPQTTHIVGTMGYLAPELARTGKATTITDVFAFGAFILEVACGKRPIEVNAEREHIVLVDWVLENWRRGTIRETRDPRLGEDYVVEEMELVLKLGLLCSHPLPAARPTMRQVMQYLDGDAPLPELSPTCMSFSSMAMVQNEGFDDYIMSYPSSVYPSSTLSGGR
- the LOC105061089 gene encoding L-type lectin-domain containing receptor kinase SIT2-like isoform X2 — translated: MLTNKTKQMKGHGFHPSPLHFRKPPDGKIFSFSTTFVFAILSEYVGLSGHGIVFLVSPTTDLSNALPSQYLGLFNSNNNGNSTNHVFAVELDTILSSEFKDIDDNHVGIDINSLKSNSSHTAGYYADDTGSFKNLTLISGQPMQVWVDYDGRVMQLNVTMAPIRMSKPRRPLLSSTIDLSSVLVDPMYVGFSSSTGSVLTSHYVLGWSFKMNGIAQAIDYSKLPSLPRIKPKARSKALDISLPLASAAFVLMVVGAAMFLVRRRTKYAELLEDWEQEYGPHRFSYKDLFRATKGFKDKELLGIGGFGRVYKGVLPTSKMEVAVKRVSHESRQGMREFVAEIVSIGNLRHRNLVQLLGYCRRKGELLLVYDYMPNGSLDRFLYDQEKTTLDWNQRFRVIKGVASGLLYLHEDWEKVVIHRDIKASNILLDNEMNGRLGDFGLARLYDHGTDPQTTHIVGTMGYLAPELARTGKATTITDVFAFGAFILEVACGKRPIEVNAEREHIVLVDWVLENWRRGTIRETRDPRLGEDYVVEEMELVLKLGLLCSHPLPAARPTMRQVMQYLDGDAPLPELSPTCMSFSSMAMVQNEGFDDYIMSYPSSVYPSSTLSGGR